The Camelina sativa cultivar DH55 chromosome 14, Cs, whole genome shotgun sequence genome includes a window with the following:
- the LOC104742291 gene encoding transcription factor E2FC-like isoform X2: MAATSNSGEDPTLSYHHHHHHHRSPFRFELLQSISSSDPRYSSLTPSSTNRPFSVSESLPQQSPLIPSHWDDSYSHITQKFKSRKNHRIQLGSIANMSGESIDDKSKVIVKQESPQYVKRVYNKSKGTTTQSKAGKRMPNGGEAQNGGLIVPSNNCRYDSSLGLLTKKFVKLIQEAEDGTLDLNHCADVLEVQKRRIYDITNVLEGIGLIEKTTKNHIRWKGADNLGQKDLGDQISRLKSEVEMMQSEESRLDDLIRERQEALRSLEEDEYCKRYMFMTEEDITSLPRFQNQTLLAIKAPTASYIEVPDPDEMRFPQRQYRMVIRSRMGPIDVYLLSKYKGDSGETSDKLGQESDQKAPFRVDTPSLKIVTSDTDLKADYWFESDAEVSLTDLWSIFSS; the protein is encoded by the exons ATGGCCGCGACATCAAACTCAGGCGAAGATCCGACTCTCTCttaccatcaccatcaccaccaccaccgatcTCCTTTTCGCTTCGAATTACTTCAATCCATCTCTTCCTCTGATCCTCGTTACTCTTCTCTCACCCCTTCTTCCACGAATCGGCCTTTCTCTGTCTCCGAATCGCTTCCGCAACAGTCTCCGCTAATTCCATCTCACTGGGACGATTCTTACTCTCATATCACTCAGAAATTT AAGAGTAGAAAGAATCATCGTATTCAGCTTGGATCTATTGCAAACATGTCTGGAGAAAGCATTGATGATAAATCTAAAGTAATAGTGAAACAAGAGTCTCCTCAATACGTTAAACGTGTATACAACAAGTCAAAGGGTACTACTACACAGTCAAAGGCCGGGAAACGGATGCCCAACGGCGGCG AAGCACAAAATGGTGGTCTAATTGTACCTAGTAATAACTGCCGTTATGACAGTTCTCTAG GGTTGTTGACAAAGAAATTCGTCAAGTTGATTCAGGAAGCTGAGGATGGAACACTTGACCTTAACCATTGTGCAGATGTTTTGGAG GTACAAAAAAGAAGGATATATGATATTACAAATGTTCTTGAAGGAATTGGATTGATAGAGAAAACTACAAAGAACCATATCCGCTGGAA GGGTGCTGACAATCTTGGACAGAAGGACCTCGGAGATCAAATTTCCAGGCTTAAG TCAGAGGTAGAAATGATGCAATCTGAGGAAAGCAGGTTGGATGATCTTATAAG GGAAAGACAAGAAGCTCTGAGATCCTTGGAGGAAGATGAATATTGTAAAAG GTACATGTTTATGACGGAGGAGGATATAACGAGTCTCCCACGGTTTCAG AACCAGACATTACTAGCAATTAAAGCTCCTACAGCTAGTTACATCGAAGTTCCAGATCCTGATGAG ATGAGATTTCCGCAACGACAATACCGGATGGTGATTAGGAGTAGGATGGGGCCGATTGATGTCTATCTTTTAAG CAAATATAAAGGAGATAGTGGGGAAACAAGTGACAAATTGGGTCAGGAGTCTGATCAAAAAGCTCCATTTAGAGTGGACACTCCTTCCTTGAAAATAGTAACTTCAGATACTGAT TTAAAAGCAGATTACTGGTTCGAGTCAGATGCAGAGGTGAGCCTCACAGATTTATGGAGCATCTTCAGCAGCTGA
- the LOC104743926 gene encoding uncharacterized protein LOC104743926, whose product MKYIVNGRQYHLAYYLTDGIYPNWATFIQSIRNPQDPKASLFAANQEAVRKDVERAFGVLQARFAIVKTPDLMLSKVKIGNIMRACIILHNMIVEDEHDGYTQYDMASFARDESNRTSQVDSAYSTDIPSNLGNMMGNVMTIRNKVHDKKMHDRLKADLVEHIWGKFGTNQN is encoded by the coding sequence atgaaatatattgtcAACGGGCGACAATATCATCTGGCTTACTATCTCaccgatggtatttatccaaactgggctacttttatccaatcaATTCGAAATCCACAAGATCCAAAAGCATCCTTATTTGCTGCAAACCAAGAAGCTGTGCGTAAAGATGTcgagcgtgcttttggagtcttgcaagctcgatttgccATAGTAAAAACCCCAGATCTCATGTTGAGTAAGGTAAAAATTGGAAACataatgagagcatgtatcatattgcacAACATGATTGTAGAAGACGAACATGATGGGTATACTCAGTATGATATGGCCTCATTTGCACGAGACGAGTCAAACAGAACTTCACAAGTTGATTCTGCGTATTCTACAGATATCCCTTCAAATCTCGGCAATATGATGGGAAATGTGATGACCATTCGAAATAAAGTTCATGATAAAAAAATGCATGATCGACTGAAAGCGGATTTGGTTGAGCATATATGGGGAAAGTTTGgcacaaatcaaaattaa
- the LOC104742291 gene encoding transcription factor E2FC-like isoform X1, producing MAATSNSGEDPTLSYHHHHHHHRSPFRFELLQSISSSDPRYSSLTPSSTNRPFSVSESLPQQSPLIPSHWDDSYSHITQKFQKSRKNHRIQLGSIANMSGESIDDKSKVIVKQESPQYVKRVYNKSKGTTTQSKAGKRMPNGGEAQNGGLIVPSNNCRYDSSLGLLTKKFVKLIQEAEDGTLDLNHCADVLEVQKRRIYDITNVLEGIGLIEKTTKNHIRWKGADNLGQKDLGDQISRLKSEVEMMQSEESRLDDLIRERQEALRSLEEDEYCKRYMFMTEEDITSLPRFQNQTLLAIKAPTASYIEVPDPDEMRFPQRQYRMVIRSRMGPIDVYLLSKYKGDSGETSDKLGQESDQKAPFRVDTPSLKIVTSDTDLKADYWFESDAEVSLTDLWSIFSS from the exons ATGGCCGCGACATCAAACTCAGGCGAAGATCCGACTCTCTCttaccatcaccatcaccaccaccaccgatcTCCTTTTCGCTTCGAATTACTTCAATCCATCTCTTCCTCTGATCCTCGTTACTCTTCTCTCACCCCTTCTTCCACGAATCGGCCTTTCTCTGTCTCCGAATCGCTTCCGCAACAGTCTCCGCTAATTCCATCTCACTGGGACGATTCTTACTCTCATATCACTCAGAAATTT CAGAAGAGTAGAAAGAATCATCGTATTCAGCTTGGATCTATTGCAAACATGTCTGGAGAAAGCATTGATGATAAATCTAAAGTAATAGTGAAACAAGAGTCTCCTCAATACGTTAAACGTGTATACAACAAGTCAAAGGGTACTACTACACAGTCAAAGGCCGGGAAACGGATGCCCAACGGCGGCG AAGCACAAAATGGTGGTCTAATTGTACCTAGTAATAACTGCCGTTATGACAGTTCTCTAG GGTTGTTGACAAAGAAATTCGTCAAGTTGATTCAGGAAGCTGAGGATGGAACACTTGACCTTAACCATTGTGCAGATGTTTTGGAG GTACAAAAAAGAAGGATATATGATATTACAAATGTTCTTGAAGGAATTGGATTGATAGAGAAAACTACAAAGAACCATATCCGCTGGAA GGGTGCTGACAATCTTGGACAGAAGGACCTCGGAGATCAAATTTCCAGGCTTAAG TCAGAGGTAGAAATGATGCAATCTGAGGAAAGCAGGTTGGATGATCTTATAAG GGAAAGACAAGAAGCTCTGAGATCCTTGGAGGAAGATGAATATTGTAAAAG GTACATGTTTATGACGGAGGAGGATATAACGAGTCTCCCACGGTTTCAG AACCAGACATTACTAGCAATTAAAGCTCCTACAGCTAGTTACATCGAAGTTCCAGATCCTGATGAG ATGAGATTTCCGCAACGACAATACCGGATGGTGATTAGGAGTAGGATGGGGCCGATTGATGTCTATCTTTTAAG CAAATATAAAGGAGATAGTGGGGAAACAAGTGACAAATTGGGTCAGGAGTCTGATCAAAAAGCTCCATTTAGAGTGGACACTCCTTCCTTGAAAATAGTAACTTCAGATACTGAT TTAAAAGCAGATTACTGGTTCGAGTCAGATGCAGAGGTGAGCCTCACAGATTTATGGAGCATCTTCAGCAGCTGA
- the LOC104743927 gene encoding receptor-like protein 12: protein MKVFLSNQKMSFLLRSISFLFLVSSFLNTFVSSTQHLCHSDQRDALLEFKTEFLIQKPDWVDSDVFSYPKTESWVNKSDCCSWDGITCAAKSGKVIGLDLSFSNLHGPLKSKSNLFRLRHLRDLNLAYNNFTGSPIPAEFDKLMELKRLNLSQSSLLGQIPIKLLQLTKLVSLDLSSFEYYDSHDSSFLSVDESFLHLLTQNMRNLRELDMSDVNISSEIPHEFSNMRSLRLLHLRNCNLSGEFPSSVLLIPSLQSIILSHNINLRGNLPVFREHNSLSELTIENTTFSGNIPFSLGNLSYLSILDLGSNNFVGEIPSSIGNLKQLTYFDVSYNKLSGNLPASILNLTQLRRLYLSSNQFTGSLPPIISQFSKLESFYVEYNSFTGPILSSLLKIPSLTQIYLSYNKFTDLTGIGNISLLHNLQYFKFGSRNYNEVGPGVDLNVFSPLKQLSSLHLQGIPLSTANITSDLDFPSELEVLYLRGCNITEFPEFIRNRRNLQQLDLSNNKIKGQIPDWLWRLPELSFVDLSNNSLSGFSGSLKVSPESQISNVDLSSNAFQGPLFIPSSKHLQYFFGSKNNFTGEIPRSVCGLSSLKVLYLSNNNLNGSIPRCLETLVMSSLSDLILRNNKLSGILPEIFQNAKSLTSIDVSHNRLEGKIPASLGGCSALEVLNVGSNTFNDMFPFHLNSLQKLQVLVLRSNKFRGKLHNADGVWFGFPQLKIIDVSYNGFFGTLPSDYFQNWTAMSSMRDNNIMISHNDFFGALASHFIRSGSGSYYTTVLISKGMLMEMEHILTVYTTIDFSGNQLNGPIPDSVGLLKELCILNMSSNAFTGHIPSSLANLTNLESLDLSQNMISGESRICGLSSLEILDLSNNNFNGSIPRCLETLMRSLSYLNLRNNRLSGILPDIFQNAKSLTSIDVSHNRLEGKIPASLSGCSALEVLNVGSNTINDMFPFHLNYLQKLQVLVLRSNKFHGTLHNADGVWFGFPQLKIIDVSYNDFFGTFPSDYFLNWTTMSSMRDNNIEPEYIRSGSGSYYFSLVLMSKGVSMEMERILTIFTAIDFSGNQLNGPIPDSIGLLKELRNLNMSSNGFTGHIPSSLANLTNLESLDLSQNKISGSIPQGTQFQRQNCSSYEGNPGLDGPSLKDVCGDIKTPPQPELVETKEEEEEEESLSWVAAGLGFGPGVLFGLAMRYITALYKHEWFMKIFGRSKQQSTRTR, encoded by the exons ATGAAAGTTTTCTTGTCTAATCAGAAAATGAGCTTCCTTCTTCGTTCcatctctttcctttttctcgtTTCAAGTTTTCTAAACACGTTTGTTTCTTCTACACAACACTTGTGTCATTCTGACCAAAGGGATGCTCTTCTTGAGTTTAAGACTGAGTTTTTGATCCAGAAACCTGATTGGGTTGATTCAGATGTGTTTTCTTATCCGAAGACAGAATCATGGGTGAATAAAAGTGATTGCTGTTCTTGGGATGGTATCACGTGTGCTGCTAAGTCGGGCAAAGTGATCGGGCTAGACCTTAGTTTCAGCAACCTCCATGGCCCGCTTAAATCCAAGAGCAATCTGTTTAGACTGCGTCATCTCCGTGATTTGAACCTTGCTTACAACAACTTCACCGGTTCGCCAATCCCAGCTGAGTTTGATAAACTCATGGAGCTAAAAAGACTTAATCTCTCCCAGTCTTCACTATTAGGCCAAATTCCAATCAAGCTTCTTCAGCTAACCAAGTTGGTGTCTCtcgatctttcttcttttgaataTTATGATTCTCATGATTCTTCGTTTTTATCCGTTGATGAATCCTTTCTTCATCTACTTACTCAAAATATGAGGAATCTTAGAGAACTGGATATGAGCGATGTAAACATTTCTTCAGAAATCCCCCATGAGTTTTCAAACATGCGATCTCTAAGGTTACTACATCTTAGAAACTGTAACCTGTCTGGAGAATTTCCAAGTAGCGTTCTTCTCATACCGAGCTTACAGTCCATTATATTAAGCCACAATATAAATCTGAGAGGCAATCTTCCTGTTTTTCGTGAACATAACTCTTTGTCAGAGCTGACCATTGAAAACACAACCTTTTCAGGGAATATTCCGTTTTCCCTTGGGAACCTTTCTTATCTCTCTATTCTCGATCTTGGTTCGAATAATTTTGTTGGTGAAATCCCATCTTCAATTGGCAATCTAAAACAATTGACCTATTTTGATGTTAGCTATAACAAGCTCAGTGGAAACTTGCCAGCTTCGATACTCAATTTGACCCAACTACGTAGACTCTATCTCTCTTCAAATCAGTTCACAGGTTCCCTTCCACCAATCATCAGCCAATTCTCCAAATTAGAGTCTTTTTATGTTGAATATAATTCTTTTACGGGACCCATTCTTTCATCCCTACTCAAGATTCCCTCATTGACCCAGATCTATTTGAGTTATAACAAATTCACCGACCTTACTGGGATTGGGAATATCTCTCTATTACATAATTTACAATACTTTAAGTTCGGTAGTAGAAATTACAACGAAGTCGGTCCAGGAGTTGACTTAAATGTCTTCTCGCCTCTCAAGCAGCTCTCCTCATTACATCTCCAAGGCATCCCTCTCTCAACAGCAAACATCACTTCTGATTTGGATTTTCCATCAGAATTGGAAGTATTGTACTTGAGAGGCTGCAACATCACTGAGTTCCCTGAGTTCataagaaacagaagaaatcTACAACAACTAGatctttccaacaacaaaatcaaaggtcAAATACCAGACTGGTTGTGGAGACTACCAGAATTGTCTTTTGTGGATCTCTCTAACAACTCTCTCAGCGGTTTCAGTGGATCCTTAAAAGTTTCTCCTGAGAGTCAAATTAGTAACGTTGATCTAAGCTCAAATGCTTTCCAAGGACCACTCTTCATCCCATCCTCCAAGCATctccaatatttttttggttctaagAATAACTTCACCGGGGAGATACCTCGATCAGTATGTGGACTAAGCTCTCTAAAGGTTCTATATCTATCAAACAACAACCTCAACGGCTCAATTCCTCGGTGCTTAGAGACTCTGGTGATGAGTTCTCTTTCAGATCTAATTCTCCGTAACAACAAACTCAGCGGGATTCTTCCTGAAATATTTCAGAACGCCAAGAGCTTAACGTCAATTGACGTCAGTCACAACCGATTAGAGGGAAAAATTCCTGCTTCTCTTGGTGGTTGCTCTGCCTTGGAAGTTTTGAACGTGGGAAGCAACACATTCAACGACATGTTTCCCTTCCACTTGAATTCTTTGCAGAAACTTCAAGTTCTCGTCCTCCGCTCTAACAAGTTTCGTGGCAAATTACATAATGCTGATGGGGTCTGGTTTGGATTTCCTCAGTTGAAAATCATTGATGTTTCATATAATGGCTTCTTTGGTACATTGCCATCTGATTATTTCCAGAACTGGACTGCGATGTCCTCCATGAGAGATAATAATATAATGATTTCACATAATGATTTCTTCGGTGCATTGGCATCTCATTTCATTCGGAGTGGTTCAGGAAGCTACTACACTACTGTATTGATAAGTAAAGGAATGTTAATGGAGATGGAACATATCCTAACAGTCTACACAACCATCGATTTTTCAGGAAATCAACTCAATGGACCAATTCCTGATTCTGTTGGTCTGCTGAAGGAGCTTTGTATTCTCAACATGTCAAGCAATGCTTTCACGGGCCACATCCCATCTTCTTTGGCAAACCTGACGAATCTGGAGTCATTAGACCTATCCCAAAACATGATTTCGGGTGAGAGTCGAATATGTGGACTAAGCTCTCTAGAGATTCTAGATCtatcaaacaacaacttcaacggCTCAATTCCTCGGTGTTTAGAGACTCTCATGAGGTCTCTTTCATATCTGAATCTCCGTAACAACAGACTGAGCGGCATTCTTCCCGATATTTTTCAGAACGCCAAGAGCTTAACGTCAATTGACGTCAGTCACAACCGATTAGAGGGAAAAATTCCTGCTTCTCTTAGTGGTTGCTCTGCCTTGGAAGTTTTGAATGTAGGAAGCAACACAATCAACGACATGTTTCCCTTCCACTTGAATTATTTGCAGAAGCTTCAAGTTCTCGTCCTCCGCTCTAACAAGTTTCATGGCACATTACATAACGCTGAtggggtttggtttgggtttccTCAGTTGAAAATCATTGATGTATCATATAATGACTTCTTTGGTACATTTCCATCTGATTACTTTTTGAACTGGACTACCATGTCCTCCATGAGAGATAATAATATAGAACCAGAGTACATTCGGAGTGGTTCAGGAAGCTACTACTTTTCACTTGTGTTGATGAGTAAAGGAGTGTCAATGGAGATGGAACGTATCCTTACAATCTTCACAGCCATCGATTTTTCAGGAAATCAATTAAATGGACCAATTCCTGATTCTATTGGTCTGCTTAAGGAGCTTCGTAATCTCAACATGTCAAGCAATGGTTTCACGGGCCACATCCCATCTTCTTTGGCAAACTTGACGAATCTTGAGTCACTTGACCTATCCCAAAACAAGATTTCTG GTTCCATACCACAAGGCACACAATTTCAACGACAAAATTGCTCCTCTTATGAAGGAAACCCCGGACTTGATGGTCCTTCCCTTAAGGATGTTTGTGGAGATATCAAAACACCACCACAACCCGAACTGGtggagacaaaagaagaagaagaagaagaagaatcattgaGTTGGGTAGCAGCAGGTTTAGGCTTTGGACCAGGAGTTTTATTTGGGCTAGCGATGAGATACATAACGGCTTTGTACAAGCATGAGTGGTTCATGAAGATTTTTGGCCGGAGCAAGCAACAGAGCACCAGAACTCGTTAA